The proteins below come from a single Chryseobacterium sp. MA9 genomic window:
- a CDS encoding sugar MFS transporter codes for MINKEVQSQSRNYTVPLITITLLFFMWGFITCMNDILIPYLKQLFNLTFFESMLVQFCFFGAYFIGSLIYFLISITKGDPINKLGYKKGILFGIFLAAFGCVLFYPAATFSYYPLFLGALFILGLGFTVLQITANAYVSLLGSEESASSRLNMTQAFNAFGTTIAPVLGGHLIFEFFSSPDGSFSAVATRIPYLIFAGILLLVALLISRVKLPSFQMGEEEIVKGWGALEFSHLKFGVFAMFCYVGGEVAVGSFIISFLEQPQIMGFNEIISKNYLSMYWGGAMIGRFLGAISLNQSLSQGKKAVYMLGAAGAVFLVIFSIVNLTFSQISFFLVFIVLNFIAFFIGKAAPARTLSIFAAINVVLLISAMVNHGELAMYSILGIGIFNSIMFSNIYTLAISGLGKYTSQGSSLVVMAILGGAIVPIFQGYLADQFGVQHSFIIPVFCYLVILIFGAYCTKYLGHVESTEAKSGH; via the coding sequence ATGATTAATAAAGAAGTACAATCTCAAAGCAGGAATTATACGGTTCCGTTGATTACCATCACCCTGCTGTTTTTTATGTGGGGATTCATCACTTGTATGAATGATATCCTGATCCCCTATCTGAAGCAACTTTTCAATCTTACCTTTTTTGAATCCATGCTGGTACAGTTCTGTTTCTTCGGAGCTTACTTTATCGGATCACTGATTTATTTTTTGATCTCTATCACGAAGGGAGATCCTATCAATAAATTAGGATATAAAAAAGGGATACTGTTCGGAATTTTTCTGGCAGCTTTCGGCTGTGTTCTGTTTTATCCGGCAGCTACTTTCTCGTATTATCCGTTGTTTTTGGGAGCTTTGTTTATTTTGGGACTGGGCTTTACGGTACTCCAGATCACTGCCAATGCGTATGTTTCGTTACTGGGAAGTGAAGAATCTGCTTCCAGCCGACTGAATATGACACAGGCATTCAATGCATTCGGAACTACGATTGCTCCTGTGCTTGGAGGCCACCTTATTTTTGAATTTTTCTCGTCTCCGGATGGATCATTCAGTGCGGTAGCAACAAGAATTCCGTATCTTATTTTCGCGGGTATTCTCTTGCTGGTAGCCTTATTGATTTCCAGAGTTAAACTTCCGTCATTCCAGATGGGTGAAGAGGAAATTGTAAAAGGTTGGGGAGCTCTTGAATTCAGCCACCTGAAATTTGGTGTATTTGCTATGTTCTGCTATGTGGGTGGAGAAGTAGCGGTGGGTAGTTTTATCATCAGTTTCCTGGAGCAGCCTCAGATCATGGGTTTTAATGAAATTATCAGTAAAAATTACCTTTCCATGTATTGGGGCGGAGCGATGATCGGTCGTTTTCTGGGAGCAATCTCTTTAAATCAGTCCTTAAGTCAGGGCAAAAAGGCAGTTTACATGCTGGGAGCAGCAGGAGCTGTTTTTCTTGTGATCTTCAGTATTGTGAATCTTACCTTCTCTCAGATCAGCTTTTTCCTTGTATTTATCGTTCTGAATTTCATAGCTTTTTTCATTGGTAAAGCGGCTCCGGCAAGAACATTATCCATCTTTGCCGCGATCAATGTTGTATTATTGATTTCTGCTATGGTGAATCATGGTGAGCTTGCAATGTACAGTATTTTAGGAATCGGAATTTTCAACTCTATTATGTTCTCTAATATTTATACATTAGCAATTTCAGGACTTGGTAAATATACCAGCCAGGGATCTTCTTTGGTGGTAATGGCCATTTTGGGAGGTGCTATTGTTCCTATTTTCCAGGGATATCTTGCAGATCAGTTTGGAGTACAGCACTCATTTATCATTCCTGTATTCTGCTATCTGGTAATTCTCATATTTGGAGCATATTGTACCAAATATTTGGGTCATGTAGAAAGCACTGAAGCCAAATCAGGGCATTAA
- the rpsO gene encoding 30S ribosomal protein S15 has translation MYLTTDKKQEIFAKHGKSAQDTGSAEGQIALFTFRINHLSQHLKANRHDFNTERSLVKLVGKRKSLLDYLKNKDIARYRAIIAELGLRK, from the coding sequence ATGTACTTAACAACAGACAAAAAGCAGGAAATTTTCGCAAAACACGGAAAATCTGCACAAGACACAGGAAGTGCTGAAGGACAAATCGCTCTTTTCACTTTCAGAATCAACCACTTATCTCAGCACTTAAAGGCTAACCGTCATGATTTCAACACAGAGAGATCTCTAGTGAAATTGGTAGGTAAGAGAAAAAGTTTACTAGATTACCTTAAAAACAAAGATATCGCAAGATATAGAGCAATTATTGCTGAACTAGGTTTAAGAAAATAA
- a CDS encoding pyruvate decarboxylase, whose product MKKIIFFTAITTFLFIGLTSVKAQKAADDKIKKVLYFNPEVEPDIDEIKDPTNNAFFDAVSDNFSNRKNKMLRAEVQVPFDSIDKQTIADYCINNDADFAIVSKVRYFKVGFGKYVFSNQVVVSMKLFGPDGNLVTETDYDTYRKNMRLLGSTVNSVKIGTEGAIKGIIKKLRKLKPTEAEL is encoded by the coding sequence ATGAAAAAAATTATATTCTTTACAGCAATTACCACTTTTTTATTTATTGGCCTTACTTCGGTAAAAGCTCAGAAAGCTGCTGATGACAAAATAAAAAAAGTTCTGTACTTCAATCCCGAGGTAGAGCCTGATATTGATGAGATAAAAGATCCTACCAACAATGCATTCTTTGATGCTGTTTCCGATAATTTCAGCAACAGAAAAAATAAAATGCTCCGGGCGGAAGTTCAGGTTCCCTTTGACAGCATAGATAAGCAGACTATTGCAGATTACTGCATCAATAACGACGCTGATTTTGCTATTGTTTCCAAAGTGAGATATTTCAAAGTAGGATTTGGAAAGTATGTTTTTTCCAATCAGGTAGTTGTCAGCATGAAACTTTTTGGTCCTGACGGAAATCTTGTCACGGAAACAGACTATGATACTTACCGAAAAAATATGCGTCTATTGGGTTCAACAGTAAACTCAGTTAAAATAGGAACCGAAGGAGCCATAAAGGGAATTATAAAAAAACTGAGAAAACTGAAGCCGACGGAAGCTGAGCTTTAA
- a CDS encoding TonB-dependent receptor domain-containing protein: protein MTRILSFIFICILTSFSSRYSAQQATQNLSLSGNIKSGKTEQMEINLFNADHQLIKTEIADSNGKFNFDDLKEGTYQIKINRNGAEVYHSENISLAENTTLPSIDLSVKSIEGVTITKTKPLIERQDGKMIMNVENSIASTGNSAFEVLEKAPGVSIDNNDNISLRGKGNLLIQIDGKNTPMTGSDLANYLKGIPSSTIEKIEFITNPSSKYDAAGSAIINIKLKKEQRKGTNGSVSTSLGTGKYVKNNNSFSINHRNKKINIFGNYSFAYREAYNGLVLDRNFYEANNFKKAYVQDNYLKFKFNSHVAKAGMDYYLNDKNVLGFSMGLISNKFNVNGDNSNVTLGSNHLPESSFTTVNRSNDRWTNLSFNLNHKYTIDSLGSEISTDFDYINYANSSLQSFDTQTHDIASGTNNLDIIKGDMDGKLNIYSLKSDLTKNFKHEWKLETGIKTSFVKTDNDLKFFNASSGVSIPDLAKTNHFIYEENINAVYGNVSKKWEKFKATAGLRMENTNVKGTQITTNQINKRNYTQLFPSAVFSYDLTDKSSLEVNFSRRITRPSYNQLNPFKFYLDPTTLKAGNPDLNAQTTMNYELTYSLSNKYFATLSYSKTSNNITDILKPVVENGQVVTVQTIENLNSVSYFGLNLIAPVKVTPWWDMNNSANFYYGSYTGNVSGTQINNKGNFTFNINSINSFKLGNGFTAELTGNYKAREVYAYLDISPNWYLNIGAQKKFKNNSTLKLSFTDMFFTSNIKGQTVYNDYLENFAVKRDTRVVTLSYTYNFGSSKNGQPRKTGGAEDLKQRIGS from the coding sequence ATGACCAGAATACTCTCATTTATTTTTATCTGCATACTGACCTCGTTCAGCAGCAGATATTCTGCCCAACAGGCTACGCAGAATTTGTCTTTGTCCGGAAATATAAAATCCGGAAAAACTGAGCAGATGGAGATCAATCTCTTTAATGCAGATCATCAGCTAATCAAAACAGAAATTGCTGATAGTAATGGTAAGTTTAATTTTGATGATTTAAAAGAAGGAACTTATCAGATAAAGATCAATAGAAACGGTGCTGAAGTCTATCATTCGGAAAATATTTCATTAGCTGAAAATACGACGCTCCCTTCCATAGACCTGAGTGTAAAATCTATTGAAGGTGTAACGATCACCAAAACCAAACCTCTTATTGAAAGACAGGACGGAAAAATGATCATGAATGTTGAAAACAGCATTGCAAGCACCGGAAATTCTGCTTTTGAAGTCTTGGAAAAAGCTCCGGGAGTAAGTATTGACAATAATGATAATATCAGCCTCCGCGGGAAAGGAAATCTTCTGATTCAGATTGATGGCAAAAATACACCGATGACCGGAAGCGACCTTGCCAATTATCTTAAGGGAATTCCGTCCTCCACTATTGAAAAGATAGAATTCATTACCAATCCATCTTCCAAATATGATGCAGCGGGATCTGCAATCATTAATATTAAGCTTAAAAAAGAACAGAGAAAAGGAACCAACGGAAGTGTTTCCACCTCGTTAGGAACGGGTAAATATGTGAAGAACAATAACAGTTTCAGCATTAACCACCGAAATAAGAAAATCAATATTTTTGGAAATTACAGCTTTGCCTACAGAGAAGCTTACAATGGTCTGGTACTGGACAGAAATTTCTATGAAGCCAACAATTTTAAAAAAGCATATGTACAGGATAATTATCTGAAATTCAAATTCAACAGCCATGTTGCCAAGGCAGGAATGGATTATTATCTGAATGATAAAAATGTGCTTGGATTTTCTATGGGGCTGATCTCAAACAAATTCAATGTGAACGGAGATAATTCCAATGTGACACTGGGAAGCAACCATCTTCCTGAAAGCTCATTCACCACCGTCAACAGATCAAATGACCGCTGGACCAATCTTTCATTCAACCTTAATCATAAATATACGATTGATTCTTTAGGCTCTGAAATCTCTACTGATTTCGACTACATTAATTATGCAAACTCTTCACTGCAAAGTTTTGATACCCAAACGCATGACATAGCCAGCGGAACGAATAATCTGGACATCATAAAAGGTGATATGGATGGAAAGCTGAATATTTATTCTTTAAAATCTGATCTTACCAAGAATTTTAAACATGAATGGAAACTGGAAACGGGAATTAAAACCAGCTTTGTAAAAACAGATAATGATCTGAAGTTTTTCAATGCAAGCTCAGGAGTTTCGATCCCTGATCTTGCCAAAACCAATCATTTTATTTACGAAGAAAATATTAATGCGGTGTATGGAAATGTCTCTAAAAAATGGGAAAAGTTCAAAGCGACAGCAGGGTTAAGAATGGAAAACACCAATGTAAAAGGAACCCAGATTACTACTAATCAAATCAACAAAAGAAATTACACTCAATTGTTTCCAAGTGCCGTTTTTTCTTATGATCTGACAGATAAAAGCAGCCTTGAAGTTAATTTCAGCAGAAGGATCACAAGACCTAGCTATAACCAGCTGAATCCTTTTAAGTTTTATCTTGATCCTACGACACTTAAAGCAGGAAATCCTGATCTGAATGCACAGACCACAATGAATTATGAACTGACTTACAGCCTGAGCAACAAATATTTTGCAACATTAAGCTACAGCAAAACATCTAATAATATCACAGATATCCTTAAACCTGTGGTAGAAAACGGACAGGTAGTTACAGTACAGACTATTGAAAATTTAAATTCTGTATCTTATTTCGGGTTAAACCTGATTGCGCCTGTAAAAGTGACCCCATGGTGGGATATGAACAACAGTGCTAATTTCTACTATGGATCATACACTGGAAATGTTTCAGGAACACAGATCAATAACAAAGGAAACTTCACTTTTAATATCAACAGCATCAATTCATTCAAGCTAGGAAATGGTTTCACTGCTGAGCTCACCGGGAATTATAAGGCAAGAGAAGTGTATGCTTATCTGGATATAAGTCCTAATTGGTATCTGAATATCGGAGCTCAGAAGAAATTCAAAAACAACAGTACCCTGAAGTTATCTTTCACTGATATGTTCTTTACGAGCAATATAAAAGGACAAACCGTTTATAATGATTATCTTGAAAACTTTGCAGTAAAAAGAGATACCCGTGTGGTGACGCTTTCTTATACTTACAATTTCGGTTCTTCTAAAAATGGACAGCCCAGAAAAACGGGAGGTGCTGAGGATCTGAAACAGAGAATTGGAAGCTAA
- a CDS encoding DUF4260 domain-containing protein yields the protein MKIQLKLEYAAFLLLGIYAFAQTGYSWWWFAGLFLAPDISMLGYIINNKVGAFFYNLFHHFGVAIVVYLAGTALSLPYLQVIGTILFSHSAFDRILGYGLKYPDSFQNTHLGKIGKKAE from the coding sequence ATGAAAATACAGTTAAAACTTGAATACGCAGCATTTCTGTTATTAGGAATTTATGCTTTTGCCCAAACAGGGTATTCATGGTGGTGGTTTGCAGGACTATTCCTTGCTCCGGACATTTCAATGCTGGGATACATAATCAATAATAAAGTAGGAGCTTTCTTTTACAATCTCTTCCATCACTTTGGAGTTGCTATCGTTGTTTATCTTGCAGGAACAGCTCTATCTCTGCCCTATTTACAGGTGATTGGAACCATTTTATTTTCTCATTCAGCTTTTGACAGAATTCTTGGCTATGGATTGAAATATCCGGACAGCTTTCAGAATACGCATTTGGGGAAGATTGGAAAAAAGGCTGAGTAG
- a CDS encoding MarR family winged helix-turn-helix transcriptional regulator, with amino-acid sequence MEKLNSIIFYNIDKAIRAYRNYAQRQLKAHGYTITIDQWLIIKAILENPGITQNEIGDLVFKDNASVTRIIELMVKSEYITRHVHPEDRRKTNLEVTDSGVKVIREVQNIVEKNRKTALKGIKNEELEVMYSALLKISENCLNPKK; translated from the coding sequence ATGGAAAAGTTAAATTCAATTATATTCTACAACATAGACAAAGCAATCAGAGCCTATAGAAACTATGCTCAGCGGCAGCTGAAAGCCCATGGTTATACGATCACAATTGATCAGTGGCTTATCATCAAAGCGATTCTGGAAAACCCGGGAATTACCCAGAATGAGATTGGTGACCTTGTTTTCAAAGACAATGCTTCTGTTACAAGGATTATTGAATTAATGGTAAAATCCGAATACATTACAAGACATGTTCATCCTGAAGACCGCCGAAAAACCAATCTGGAAGTAACAGATTCCGGAGTAAAAGTGATCAGAGAGGTTCAGAATATTGTGGAGAAGAACCGTAAAACAGCTTTGAAGGGTATTAAAAATGAGGAACTGGAAGTCATGTATTCAGCTTTACTGAAAATTTCAGAAAACTGTCTTAACCCTAAAAAGTAA
- a CDS encoding polyribonucleotide nucleotidyltransferase produces the protein MSIPQAFTEMITLADGREITIETGKLAKQADGSVVVKMGGTMLLATVVANKEANPGVDFLPLTVDYREKFYAGGRIPGNFFRREARPSDQEILTMRLVDRVLRPLFPEDFHAEVQVMISLISYDGKTIPDDLAGLAASAAIAITDIPFNGPMSEVRVVRFDGVLSINPSYEELKNSELDIMVGATKDSIVMVEGEMKEISEQEMLEAINFGHAEIKKQIEAQERLAEKVGKAFPKREYSHENHDEEIREKVWKETYDKVYEVARTPSGKEERGEKFKAVREEFLAQYGDNEEELERVTPFVKVYYHDVEKEAMRQMILEDNIRLDGRDPQTIRPIWSEIDYLPGAHGSAVFTRGETQSLTAVTLGSVKDANMVDSVITQHDEKFFLHYNFPPFSTGEARPLRGTSRREVGHGNLAQRALQAVIPEENPYTIRIVSDILESNGSSSMATVCAGTLALMDAGVQITKPVSGIAMGLITDAKSGKFTVLSDILGDEDHLGDMDFKVTGTADGITACQMDIKIQGLSMDIMEKALMQARDGRLHILNKITETISEPRADVKPHAPKMVVMEISKDFIGAVIGPGGKIIQQMQKDTDTVIAIEEVGEIGRIEIAGTDREKINAAVAKINEITFVPVVGEVYNGKVVKVMDFGAFVAIAKGTEGLLHISEIEWARLDKVPYAEGDEVEVKFMGYDDRKKMKLSRKVLLPRPPRPEGQGRPEGQRRPEGQGRPEGQRRPEGQKPQGERPVENETPSNEA, from the coding sequence ATGAGTATACCTCAAGCGTTTACAGAAATGATTACTCTTGCAGATGGCAGAGAAATCACTATCGAAACAGGGAAATTGGCTAAGCAGGCTGATGGATCTGTGGTAGTAAAAATGGGCGGAACAATGCTTTTAGCAACTGTTGTGGCCAATAAAGAAGCAAATCCTGGTGTAGATTTTTTACCATTAACCGTTGATTACAGAGAAAAATTCTATGCAGGTGGAAGAATTCCTGGAAACTTCTTTCGTAGAGAAGCAAGACCTTCAGATCAGGAAATTTTAACGATGCGTTTGGTGGACAGAGTTTTACGTCCGCTTTTCCCTGAAGATTTCCATGCTGAAGTTCAGGTGATGATTTCATTAATTTCTTATGACGGAAAAACAATTCCTGATGATTTAGCAGGTTTGGCAGCTTCTGCAGCTATTGCTATTACAGATATTCCTTTCAACGGACCAATGTCTGAAGTAAGAGTTGTAAGATTTGACGGAGTGCTTTCTATCAACCCAAGTTACGAAGAATTGAAAAATTCTGAATTAGACATCATGGTTGGAGCTACTAAAGACTCCATCGTAATGGTAGAAGGAGAAATGAAAGAAATTTCTGAGCAGGAAATGTTAGAAGCTATTAATTTTGGTCATGCTGAAATTAAAAAGCAAATTGAAGCTCAGGAAAGATTAGCAGAAAAAGTAGGAAAAGCTTTCCCTAAGAGAGAATATTCTCACGAAAATCACGACGAAGAAATTCGTGAAAAAGTGTGGAAAGAAACTTACGATAAAGTATATGAAGTAGCAAGAACTCCATCTGGAAAAGAGGAGAGAGGAGAGAAATTCAAAGCTGTTCGTGAAGAATTCCTTGCTCAATACGGTGATAATGAAGAAGAATTGGAAAGAGTAACTCCTTTCGTAAAAGTATATTACCATGACGTAGAAAAAGAAGCAATGCGTCAGATGATCCTTGAAGACAATATCCGTCTTGATGGACGTGATCCTCAAACGATCCGCCCAATCTGGTCAGAAATTGATTACCTTCCGGGAGCTCATGGTTCTGCAGTATTTACAAGAGGTGAAACTCAGTCTTTAACAGCAGTAACTTTAGGTTCTGTGAAAGATGCAAATATGGTAGACAGCGTAATCACGCAGCACGACGAGAAATTCTTCTTACACTATAACTTCCCTCCATTCTCTACAGGTGAAGCAAGACCTCTAAGAGGAACTTCAAGAAGAGAAGTAGGACACGGTAACCTTGCTCAGAGAGCATTACAGGCCGTTATTCCTGAAGAAAATCCATATACAATCAGAATTGTTTCTGATATCCTTGAATCAAACGGTTCATCTTCAATGGCAACAGTTTGTGCAGGAACACTAGCACTAATGGATGCAGGGGTACAAATTACAAAACCTGTTTCCGGTATTGCTATGGGATTGATCACAGATGCAAAATCAGGTAAATTCACTGTACTTTCTGATATCTTAGGAGATGAAGACCACCTGGGAGATATGGACTTCAAAGTAACAGGTACTGCAGATGGTATTACAGCTTGTCAGATGGATATTAAAATCCAGGGACTTTCTATGGACATCATGGAAAAAGCATTGATGCAGGCCAGAGACGGAAGACTACACATTTTAAATAAAATTACTGAAACTATTTCTGAACCAAGAGCAGATGTGAAGCCTCACGCTCCGAAAATGGTGGTAATGGAGATCTCTAAAGACTTCATTGGTGCTGTAATCGGGCCTGGAGGAAAAATCATTCAGCAGATGCAGAAAGATACAGATACTGTTATTGCTATTGAAGAAGTAGGTGAAATTGGACGTATCGAAATTGCAGGAACAGACAGAGAGAAAATCAATGCTGCTGTTGCTAAGATTAATGAAATCACTTTCGTACCGGTTGTAGGAGAAGTTTACAATGGTAAAGTAGTAAAAGTAATGGACTTTGGTGCTTTCGTAGCGATTGCTAAAGGTACAGAAGGACTTCTTCACATTTCTGAAATTGAATGGGCTCGTCTTGACAAAGTTCCTTATGCTGAAGGTGATGAAGTAGAAGTGAAGTTCATGGGTTATGATGACCGTAAGAAAATGAAACTTTCAAGAAAAGTTCTTCTACCAAGACCTCCAAGACCGGAAGGACAAGGTAGACCAGAAGGGCAAAGAAGACCAGAAGGACAGGGAAGACCAGAGGGACAAAGAAGACCTGAAGGACAAAAACCACAGGGTGAAAGACCAGTGGAAAACGAAACTCCTTCGAACGAAGCTTAA